Proteins from a genomic interval of Marmota flaviventris isolate mMarFla1 chromosome 8, mMarFla1.hap1, whole genome shotgun sequence:
- the Rbm11 gene encoding splicing regulator RBM11, which translates to MFPAQEEADRTVFVGNLEPRVREEILYELFLQAGPLTKVTICKDREGKPKSFGFVCFKHPESVSYAIALLNGIRLYGRPINVQYRFGSSRSSEPANQNFESCVKINSHTYRNEEILGRSSFPMQFFPINNTALPQEYFFFQKMQRHAHNPVLQLPYYEMTAQLPNSTSGSSSLSHVPDLDAGPSSYEWTIQQPSDSDLYQMNTRKRQKQTSDSDSSTENNRGNEFSQKFRKCKKKKRY; encoded by the exons ATGTTCCCAGCTCAGGAGGAGGCCGACAGGACCGTGTTTGTGGGCAATTTAGAGCCCCGCGTGCGGGAAGAGATTCTTTACGAGCTATTCCTTCAG GCTGGGCCACTAACCAAAGTGACTATATGcaaagacagagaaggaaagcCGAAATCCTTTGGATTTGTCTGCTTTAAGCACCCAGAATCAGTGTCTTATGCAATAGCTTTGCTGAATGGAATCCGTTTATATGGAAGACCAATTAATGTGCAGTATCGATTTG GAAGTTCTCGCTCTTCAGAACCAGCTAACCAAAATTTTGAGAGCTGTGTTAAGATAAATTCACATACCTACAG gaatgaagaaatctTGGGCAGATCTTCCTTTCCCATGCAGTTTTTTCCCATTAATAATACTGCTTTACctcaagaatattttttctttcagaaaatg caGCGGCATGCACATAATCCAGTGCTGCAGCTTCCTTACTATGAGATGACAGCCCAACTTCCCAATAGCACGTCTGGGTCTTCCTCACTGAGTCATGTTCCAGATCTAGATGCTGGACCTAGCTCCTATGAATGGACTATCCAACAACCAAGTGACTCTGACCTTTATCAGATGAATACCCGAAAGAGGCAAAAGCAAACCAGTGACAGTGATAGTAGCACAGAAAACAATAGAGGAAATGAATTCAGCCAAAAATTCcgaaaatgtaagaaaaagaaaagatattag